In Sus scrofa isolate TJ Tabasco breed Duroc unplaced genomic scaffold, Sscrofa11.1 Contig12, whole genome shotgun sequence, a single window of DNA contains:
- the LOC110258060 gene encoding cyclin-dependent kinase 20-like, with translation MEQYCILGRIGEGAHGNFFKAKHVETGEIVALKKVALRRLEDGIPNQALREVKALQEIEDSQYVVQLKAVFPHSAGFVLAFEYMLSDLAEVLRHAQRPLAQVQVKSYLQMLLKGIAFCHAKNNCALGPETSQLANQRLTPAQDSRLWPGLGPFPQMAAASTCTRWPPGGTEPLSSCMVPASTIRVSTCGDDYNKISFKEQVPVPLEEVLLDASPQALVFLGRFLLYPPLQRIAASQALLHQYFFTAPLPAHPSELPIPHCPGGPTPKAHPGSPHVHDFHVDWPLEESLLNPELIWPFILEG, from the exons ATGGAGCAGTACTGCATCTTGGGCCGCATAGGGGAGGGCGCTCATGGCAACTTTTTCAAGGCCAAGCACGTGGAG ACTGGAGAGATCGTGGCCCTCAAGAAGGTGGCCCTACGGCGGCTGGAGGATGGCATCCCCAACCAGGCCCTGCGGGAGGTCAAGGCCCTGCAGGAGATTGAGGACAGTCAGTAT gttGTGCAGTTGAAGGCTGTGTTCCCGCATAGTGCAGGCTTTGTGCTGGCCTTTGAGTACATGCTGTCAGATCTGGCTGAGGTGCTGCGCCATGCCCAGAGGCCACTGGCCCAGGTGCAGGTCAAGAGCtatttgcagatgctgctcaagGGCATTGCCTTCTGCCATGCCAAAAACAATTGCGCATTGG GACCTGAAACCAGCCAACTTGCTAATCAGCGCCTCACGCCAGCTCAAGATAGCAGACTTTGGCCTGGCCTGGGGCCTTTTCCCCAGATGGCTGCCGCCTCTACATGCACCAGGTGGCCACCAG GTGGTACCGAGCCCCTGAGCTCCTGTATGGTGCCCGCCAGTACAATCAGGGTATCGACCTGTG GAGATGACTACAACAAGATCTCCTTCAAGGAGCAGGTGCCCGTGCCCTTGGAGGAGGTGCTGCTGGATGCCTCTCCCCAGGCTTTGGTCTTTCTGGGGAGGTTCCTCCTCTACCCTCCACTCCAGCGCATTGCAGCCTCCCAG GCCCTCCTGCACCAGTACTTCTTCACAGCTCCCCTGCCGGCCCACCCCTCGGAGCTGCCGATTCCCCACTGCCCAGGGGGACCTACCCCCAAGGCCCACCCAGGGTCTCCCCACGTCCATGACTTCCATGTGGACTGGCCTCTGGAGGAGTCGCTGTTGAACCCAGAGCTGATTTGGCCCTTCATCCTGGAGGGCTGA